The following is a genomic window from Nitrospira sp..
CCATATCTTTTTGGCCGATAAGATAGGGAATTTCGCCGCTGAGACAGCCTGACAGAGCAATGAGCCCTTCGTGATGCTCCTTGAGAAGTTCCTTATCCATCCGAGGTTTATAATAGAATCCTTCAAGGTATGCTTTACTAGAAAGCTTAATAAGATTCTGGTAGCCAGTCAGGTTTCTCGCCAGCAAAATCAGATGGTAATAATCGTTGTGGGCAAGCCCGCTATCCTTCTTCGCATGACGGCTTCCCAGCGCCATATAGGCTTCGCACCCGATGATGGGCTTGATACCAGCATCCTTGGCTTTGCGATAGAACTCAATGGCTCCGAACATGTTGCCATGGTCGGTCATCGCCACGGCGGGTTGACCGAACGACTTGATCTGCTGCACGAGCGGCTCGATCTGGTTCGCGCCGTCGAGGAGGCTGAATTGGGTATGCAGATGGAGATGGACGAACGATGAAGCCATGCTCGGATTTTAGGAGGGCGGGGAAGGGGAAGTCAAACCGAGGGGGCGTAAGAGCGTAACCGCAGAAGATAACGGGGTGGGTTTATAAAGGCTATTCAAGCGGGTGGCGCACATGGAGGCCTGGGAAACGATGATAGTCGCGATCAGCTGTGATCCACTCACTCCCGCTTTCAATTGCCAGGGCTGCAAGGAACGCATCAGGAACTAGGTTCCCCTTGATTCCTGATGTTTTGCACAGACGACGAAAGATGTCCCAATGACGCGGCCCGGGGTTAATGATGGTACAGGTAGAGTGACTGCGCAACTCTTCTGCGAATGCCAAGGCTTTATCCATTCCGCTGGGTGGATTAAAGACTTTAGGATGGGTGACGACGCGGAGAAAACCGCTTAAGACAAAATCGGATAGACCGTACGCATGATCAGAGTTGACGAGATCTTCAAGCCATTGGAGATACTCAGCATGGCGTGGCGAGTCCTCGCGGTGGGCATAGACCAAGACATTAACGTCAAGAAGAACCATGCGGTTGTTCCATAACGTCGAGCAAGGCGGAGGAATCGTCTAGATCCACACCGGGGTGGACTCCGCGTCCTGAGACCGTGGTGAGTTTCACTGGTTTGCGCGGTTGCTCAACGGTTCGGCGTGACAGAATCTGGCGAAGCGCATCTTCAATGACTGCGGTCAGCGATGTGCCTCTGTCGTGGGCCAAGCGTTTCGCAGATTTGAGAAGTTGATCGTCGAGTCGAATTGTTGTACGCATGCATCAAAGCATACTAGCCGTGCATCAGTATGTCAACAAGTGAAGCTTCTAGGAGGGCAAGGAAGGGGATGTCAAACCGAGGTCGATTATGAAGTAATCGTGACCGTCAGCTGCTTCGTCGCAGAGCGACCAGCGGAGTCCTGCACTCTGAAAGTTGGTGATGTCGATCCGATGACCGTGGGGGTTCCACTGATCATACCTGCCGTACTCAATGATAAACCGGCTGGGAGCGCTTCTGATCCGGGATTGAGGCTCCATGTATAGGGGCTCGTGCCTCCCGATGCGGCCAGCGATCTGTTGCAGTTATTTCGATTGCCCCTGCATGATGATATGGACGTGGTTGTGATCGTGAGTGCGGTTGTGACGGTGATCGAAAGCGATTGCGTATCTGTCTGTGACAAGGCATCGGTCACGCGCACGGTGAAGTTCGAAGTGCCGGTATTCGTCGGAGTGCCGGAAATGATTCCTGTCTGACTCAACGTGAGATTGGCAGGGAGCGATCCGGCGCTTCGGTTCCAGACCAAGTTTCCTGTTCCCCCTGTAGCTCGCAAGGTTTCATTGTAGGCCAAGCTAACCGTTCCACCGGGAAGGGATGTCGTGGTGATGCTCGGTGGAGCAGCCGGGTTGATGAGGATCGAAAGGGCCTGTTGGTCGGCTTGTCCTGTTGTATCGGTGACTCGTACGGTAAACGATGATGTACCGGAGGCTGTTGGTGTTCCGGAAATCACGCCGGTTGTCGTATTCAAGACCAGATTCTGTGGGAGTGTTCCGGCGACGATTGCCCAATTCAGCGGACTGGTCCCGCCAGTAGCTCGCACCGTCTGGTTATAGGCTTGTCCGACATTTCCGCTGGGGAGCGATGAAGTGACGATCGAGAGGACTGCTGGGGCAGTCGTGACTGTGAGCGTCAGCGGTTTCTGAACAGATTGCTGAGGCGATGAAGAGTCGGTCAGAGTAAAGGTGAGCGAACTGGTTCCCTGCGTTGCCGGTATTCCTGTGATGGCGCCAGTCGTCGTGTCGAA
Proteins encoded in this region:
- a CDS encoding Antitoxin VapB25 (MaGe:77307640); protein product: MRTTIRLDDQLLKSAKRLAHDRGTSLTAVIEDALRQILSRRTVEQPRKPVKLTTVSGRGVHPGVDLDDSSALLDVMEQPHGSS
- a CDS encoding hypothetical protein (Evidence 4 : Unknown function but conserved in other organisms; MaGe:77307642); the encoded protein is MPLLVFEKLRETHNIKQALAKLWTLALVLLLATGAASCGDVSNAPTPASGPGALTITTPSLPDGTVNQPYATTIGASGGITPYNWTVTPGLPANLSFDTTTGAITGIPATQGTSSLTFTLTDSSSPQQSVQKPLTLTVTTAPAVLSIVTSSLPSGNVGQAYNQTVRATGGTSPLNWAIVAGTLPQNLVLNTTTGVISGTPTASGTSSFTVRVTDTTGQADQQALSILINPAAPPSITTTSLPGGTVSLAYNETLRATGGTGNLVWNRSAGSLPANLTLSQTGIISGTPTNTGTSNFTVRVTDALSQTDTQSLSITVTTALTITTTSISSCRGNRNNCNRSLAASGGTSPYTWSLNPGSEALPAGLSLSTAGMISGTPTVIGSTSPTFRVQDSAGRSATKQLTVTITS
- a CDS encoding Ribonuclease VapC43 (MaGe:77307639), giving the protein MVLLDVNVLVYAHREDSPRHAEYLQWLEDLVNSDHAYGLSDFVLSGFLRVVTHPKVFNPPSGMDKALAFAEELRSHSTCTIINPGPRHWDIFRRLCKTSGIKGNLVPDAFLAALAIESGSEWITADRDYHRFPGLHVRHPLE
- a CDS encoding hypothetical protein (Evidence 5 : Unknown function; MaGe:77307641), whose amino-acid sequence is MEPQSRIRSAPSRFIIEYGRYDQWNPHGHRIDITNFQSAGLRWSLCDEAADGHDYFIIDLGLTSPSLPS